Proteins co-encoded in one Halorussus vallis genomic window:
- a CDS encoding ABC transporter ATP-binding protein: MALLELEDVNVYYGNSHVLFDLALDVAENEVVVLLGRNGAGKTTTLRSIVGTVPRREGRIVYRGTDIADSPVDEISRLGVKLVPEDRRIFPTLTVRENLQVAAETAVDPRPVEEMYEIFPTLDDLRDSRGRDLSGGEQQMLAVGRALVQNPDLLLLDEPTEGLAPVIVEDLRRVLADVVQEDVTVLLTEQNVQFALDLAERAYIIEKGSNVWEGSVPELRQRDDLLEEYLSVSVAESD, encoded by the coding sequence ATGGCGCTCCTGGAACTCGAAGACGTGAACGTCTACTACGGCAACAGCCACGTCCTGTTCGACCTCGCGCTCGACGTCGCGGAGAACGAGGTGGTGGTCCTGCTCGGGCGCAACGGCGCGGGCAAGACCACGACGCTCCGGAGCATCGTCGGCACCGTCCCGCGCCGCGAGGGCCGCATCGTCTACCGGGGAACCGACATCGCCGACTCGCCGGTCGACGAGATCAGTCGACTGGGCGTCAAACTCGTCCCGGAGGACCGCCGGATATTCCCGACGCTGACGGTCCGGGAGAACCTCCAGGTCGCCGCCGAAACCGCCGTCGACCCTCGGCCGGTCGAGGAGATGTACGAGATATTCCCGACGCTCGACGACCTCCGCGACAGCAGGGGCCGGGACCTCTCGGGAGGCGAACAGCAGATGCTCGCGGTCGGTCGGGCGCTGGTCCAGAACCCCGACCTCCTGCTGCTCGACGAACCGACCGAGGGCCTCGCCCCGGTCATCGTCGAGGACCTCCGGCGGGTGCTCGCCGACGTCGTCCAGGAGGACGTGACCGTCCTGCTGACCGAGCAGAACGTCCAGTTCGCGCTGGACCTCGCCGAGCGAGCGTACATCATCGAGAAGGGGTCGAACGTCTGGGAGGGGAGCGTCCCCGAACTCCGCCAGCGCGACGACCTGCTGGAGGAGTACCTCTCGGTGTCGGTCGCCGAGTCCGACTGA
- a CDS encoding ABC transporter ATP-binding protein, translating into MGTVLRTENLTRKFGALVAVDGVSVAIDDADITSIIGPNGAGKTTFYNLLAGQLEPTDGRIFVRPRRSESVADGGRATDGRRATDGGTATETGATNGAGDSVGDDLVDVTGLESFEINRLGLARAFQINNVFQRLTVLENVRIARISREGRTLDVTSIAAGDDELNEEAYRVLELTNLTEVADTRCANLSHGDVRKVEIALALGTDPSVVLLDEPTAGMNATETRRMVDLVDDLNENTDTTFVVTEHDMEVVLGISDRILVFDNGRLIADGTPDEVMADERVREAYLGGEK; encoded by the coding sequence ATGGGGACCGTGCTCCGGACCGAGAACCTCACCCGGAAGTTCGGCGCGCTCGTCGCCGTCGACGGCGTGAGCGTGGCGATAGACGACGCCGACATCACCAGCATCATCGGCCCCAACGGTGCGGGCAAGACGACGTTCTACAACCTGCTCGCCGGCCAACTCGAACCCACGGACGGGCGCATCTTCGTCCGCCCTCGGCGGTCGGAGTCGGTGGCCGACGGCGGGCGCGCGACCGACGGCCGACGGGCGACCGACGGGGGGACCGCCACCGAAACCGGCGCGACGAACGGTGCGGGCGACTCCGTCGGCGACGACCTGGTGGACGTGACGGGGCTGGAATCGTTCGAGATAAATCGGCTCGGCCTCGCGCGAGCGTTCCAGATAAACAACGTCTTCCAGCGGCTGACGGTGCTGGAGAACGTCCGAATCGCCCGCATCAGCCGGGAGGGTCGGACCCTCGACGTGACTTCCATCGCCGCCGGCGACGACGAACTCAACGAGGAGGCCTACCGCGTGCTCGAACTGACGAACCTGACGGAGGTGGCCGACACCCGCTGTGCGAACCTCTCGCATGGCGACGTCCGGAAGGTCGAGATCGCGCTGGCGCTGGGCACCGACCCGTCGGTGGTCCTGCTCGACGAACCCACCGCGGGGATGAACGCGACCGAAACCCGCCGGATGGTCGACCTCGTCGACGACCTGAACGAGAACACCGACACCACGTTCGTCGTCACCGAGCACGACATGGAGGTCGTCCTCGGCATCTCCGACCGCATCCTGGTGTTCGACAACGGTCGGCTCATCGCCGACGGTACCCCCGACGAGGTGATGGCCGACGAGCGCGTCCGCGAGGCCTACCTCGGAGGTGAGAAGTGA
- a CDS encoding branched-chain amino acid ABC transporter permease, with amino-acid sequence MVDIGLVADQVVTGLSIGAQLFLVAIGLSLIFGVLDVLNFAHGALYMIGAYVAVTLVNGLEIFGVAIPQLGFWPGVLAALVVVGVVGAIVEMGFIRRLYGRQEEVLDQLLLTFAFVLILTDLTRITFGTGQYVISPPAALRGTVRFTESLSAPTYRVFLILMSVAVLGALFAVLRLTNVGRLVRATSSDRDMARLLGIDVSRLYTGVFFAGAVLAGLGGALAAPVGAVSPAMGNQVIINAFVVVVIGGLGSFKGAFVGAYVIGLLIAVGSIVISGAGQLLPFLAMIAVLVLKPQGLFATEGGA; translated from the coding sequence ATGGTTGACATTGGCCTGGTCGCCGATCAGGTTGTCACTGGCCTCAGCATCGGGGCCCAGTTGTTCCTCGTCGCAATCGGACTGAGCCTCATCTTCGGCGTGCTCGACGTGCTCAACTTCGCCCACGGCGCGCTGTACATGATCGGAGCGTACGTCGCCGTGACGCTGGTCAACGGCCTCGAGATATTCGGCGTCGCCATTCCGCAACTGGGGTTCTGGCCGGGAGTGCTGGCCGCGCTGGTCGTCGTGGGGGTCGTCGGGGCTATCGTCGAGATGGGGTTCATCCGCAGGCTCTACGGTCGGCAAGAGGAGGTGCTCGACCAACTGCTCCTGACGTTCGCGTTCGTGCTGATACTCACCGACCTCACGCGAATCACCTTCGGAACCGGACAGTACGTCATCTCGCCGCCGGCGGCGCTCCGGGGGACCGTCCGATTCACGGAGTCGCTCTCGGCCCCGACGTACCGCGTGTTCCTGATCCTGATGTCGGTGGCCGTGCTCGGCGCGCTGTTCGCGGTCCTCAGACTCACCAACGTCGGCCGTCTGGTCCGGGCGACCTCCAGCGACCGCGACATGGCCCGCCTGCTCGGCATCGACGTCTCGCGGCTGTACACCGGCGTCTTCTTCGCCGGAGCGGTCCTGGCCGGCCTCGGCGGTGCGCTCGCCGCACCCGTCGGCGCGGTCAGTCCCGCGATGGGCAACCAGGTCATCATCAACGCGTTCGTCGTCGTCGTAATCGGCGGCCTCGGGTCGTTCAAGGGCGCGTTCGTCGGCGCGTACGTCATCGGACTGCTCATCGCCGTGGGGAGCATCGTCATCTCGGGCGCGGGCCAGTTGCTCCCGTTCCTGGCGATGATAGCCGTGCTCGTCCTGAAACCCCAGGGGCTGTTCGCGACCGAAGGGGGTGCCTGA
- a CDS encoding ABC transporter substrate-binding protein codes for MTTDNSPRGGGEGETESTRWNRRTFLGTAGAAGVAGLTGPVGSVSAQNGPIKIGAVYLLSGLGQSLGAASVAAARLTVKKINEAGGIMGRNVQLVVRDHENSASTANQHFRDLVQRQGVAAMIGLTSSGVTLSTAPTVAALGVPLTLTDIGTPFITEHDEQKYGDNAQGTKVHFRTNANTAVNTYAMAKYANENLDVTRVANLGPDYAYGQQCWEYFKAFSNAMGANYEYVASQFPEVGASNMTPQINTVANANPELVFTSFWGGDAVTFVQQATQQGLFEQATDVFDTLGADPTVFQALGNTMPEGVNYSSWYWHSTYDNQNNRNFLNAWNQEYANTDTIGIPSFTGPSAWSALWMYKRAMENAGSTNPDDIISQLEGMQYQNDPRGPITIQADSHQANAPTIIGTTSKKDDVPYNGVGLQPSQSISADRKTLTDLLSQANTNLPPGI; via the coding sequence ATGACAACCGACAACAGTCCCCGCGGTGGGGGAGAGGGGGAAACCGAATCGACGAGATGGAATCGACGGACGTTCCTGGGAACGGCCGGCGCGGCCGGCGTAGCAGGACTGACCGGTCCCGTGGGGAGCGTCTCGGCGCAGAACGGGCCGATCAAGATCGGCGCGGTGTACCTGCTGTCGGGGCTGGGACAGTCGCTCGGCGCGGCCTCCGTCGCCGCCGCGAGGCTCACGGTGAAGAAGATAAACGAAGCCGGGGGCATCATGGGGCGCAACGTCCAACTCGTCGTCCGCGACCACGAGAACAGCGCCTCGACCGCGAACCAGCACTTCAGGGACCTGGTCCAGCGCCAGGGGGTTGCGGCGATGATCGGTCTGACCTCCTCGGGCGTGACGCTCTCGACCGCGCCGACGGTCGCCGCGCTGGGCGTGCCGCTCACGCTGACCGACATCGGGACGCCGTTCATCACCGAACACGACGAACAGAAGTACGGCGACAACGCCCAGGGGACGAAGGTCCACTTCCGGACAAACGCGAACACGGCGGTCAACACCTACGCGATGGCCAAGTACGCCAACGAGAACCTGGACGTCACGCGCGTGGCCAACCTCGGACCGGACTACGCCTACGGCCAGCAGTGCTGGGAGTACTTCAAGGCGTTCTCGAACGCGATGGGCGCCAACTACGAGTACGTCGCCAGCCAGTTCCCGGAGGTCGGGGCCAGCAACATGACGCCCCAGATAAACACCGTGGCCAACGCCAACCCCGAACTGGTGTTCACCTCGTTCTGGGGCGGCGACGCGGTGACGTTCGTCCAGCAGGCGACCCAGCAGGGTCTGTTCGAACAGGCCACCGACGTCTTCGACACGCTCGGGGCCGACCCGACGGTGTTCCAGGCGCTCGGCAACACGATGCCCGAGGGCGTCAACTACTCCTCGTGGTACTGGCACTCGACCTACGACAACCAGAACAACCGCAACTTCCTGAACGCCTGGAACCAGGAGTACGCCAACACCGACACCATCGGCATCCCGTCGTTCACCGGGCCGAGCGCGTGGTCGGCCCTCTGGATGTACAAGCGAGCCATGGAGAACGCCGGCAGCACCAACCCCGACGACATCATCTCGCAGTTGGAGGGGATGCAGTACCAGAACGACCCGCGGGGGCCGATCACGATCCAGGCCGACTCCCACCAGGCCAACGCACCGACGATAATCGGGACCACCAGCAAGAAGGACGACGTCCCGTACAACGGCGTGGGCCTCCAGCCCTCGCAGTCCATCAGTGCCGACCGCAAGACGCTCACCGACCTGCTGAGCCAGGCGAACACCAACCTCCCGCCGGGCATCTGA
- a CDS encoding branched-chain amino acid ABC transporter permease, with amino-acid sequence MSYTDTVRDRFRNADLGVAVAGIVVAAVLVSAPLILGPVETSLLITMLLIAIFGTAFNLLYGYTGLLSFGHAMFLAVAAYTTAKVFNVVGPLLGVSELFGGASVLVTFGLAVLFGVAFATLLAVFVGYLSVQLEEIYFAMITLSFSMAVYVVLLQDITGQLVELLGLGETATELLATNGDDGLIISFQAMGEVDLFGWTFTFMNINDYLAFYFVVLGAFVGSMYALWRIVRSPFGRVCLAIRENPERARSLGIDVTRHSWATFVVSAAFTGLVGTMWAPLQSSVVPGIGHWTFSATPVLVTVIGGPYSFLGPTVGSFVYEYLRFTIDQYPALAARWQLVFGVILLAVVMFFENGVTGGIENLWARLRGGLGSGDTVAGDGRGDREQG; translated from the coding sequence ATGAGCTACACAGACACCGTACGCGACCGCTTTCGAAACGCCGACCTCGGGGTCGCAGTGGCGGGCATCGTCGTCGCCGCCGTGTTGGTGAGCGCGCCGCTGATTCTTGGACCGGTCGAGACGTCGCTGCTCATCACCATGTTACTCATCGCCATCTTCGGCACGGCGTTCAACCTGCTGTACGGCTACACGGGACTGCTCTCGTTCGGCCACGCGATGTTCCTCGCGGTGGCGGCATACACCACCGCGAAGGTGTTCAACGTCGTCGGCCCCCTGCTCGGCGTCTCCGAACTGTTCGGCGGGGCCAGCGTGCTGGTGACGTTCGGCCTCGCGGTGCTGTTCGGGGTGGCGTTTGCGACGCTGTTGGCGGTCTTCGTCGGCTACCTCAGCGTCCAACTTGAAGAGATATACTTCGCGATGATCACGCTGTCGTTCAGCATGGCGGTGTACGTCGTGTTGCTCCAGGACATCACGGGACAACTCGTCGAACTGCTCGGCCTGGGCGAGACGGCCACCGAACTGCTCGCCACGAACGGCGACGACGGCCTCATCATCTCCTTCCAGGCGATGGGCGAGGTCGACCTGTTCGGGTGGACGTTCACCTTCATGAACATCAACGACTACCTCGCGTTCTACTTCGTGGTCCTGGGGGCGTTCGTCGGGTCGATGTACGCGCTCTGGCGCATCGTCCGGTCGCCGTTCGGCCGGGTCTGCCTCGCGATACGGGAGAACCCCGAGCGCGCCCGGTCGCTGGGAATCGACGTCACGCGCCACTCGTGGGCGACGTTCGTCGTCAGCGCGGCGTTCACCGGCCTCGTCGGTACGATGTGGGCGCCGCTCCAGAGCAGCGTCGTCCCGGGCATCGGCCACTGGACGTTCTCGGCCACGCCCGTCCTGGTGACGGTCATCGGCGGGCCGTACTCGTTCCTCGGGCCGACGGTCGGCTCGTTCGTCTACGAGTACCTCCGGTTCACCATCGACCAGTACCCGGCGCTGGCCGCCCGGTGGCAACTCGTCTTCGGCGTCATCCTGCTGGCGGTCGTGATGTTCTTCGAGAACGGCGTCACCGGCGGCATCGAGAACCTCTGGGCCCGGCTACGCGGTGGGCTTGGCTCCGGCGACACCGTGGCCGGCGACGGTCGGGGAGACCGGGAGCAGGGGTGA
- a CDS encoding long-chain fatty acid--CoA ligase gives MPTEMTIRPFFWRATKLFPETEVVARTRDGIHRYTYAEFGQRTRALASALAEMGVGEGDRVGTFGWNHHRHFEAYYAAPLAGAQLHTVNVLLGDDHVEYIVEDADDDVLLVDPGEPFETIARLWDRLESVETVVVMGTKADVPDTDLPVHAYEDLVAAGSPDFELPDLSGDQPAGMCYTSGTTGKPKGVEYTHEMIYAHALMVMTPAALGIEERDVVLPVVPMFHVNSWEFPYAATMAGAKQVYPSPSPDAADLVELIEAEGVTLTAGVPTVWIDMLDYLDDHDADISSLERIVVGGSAAPKGVMARYEDEYDVTIDHAWGMTETMSIGSVARPKARMADWDREDRFEMRAKQGLLSPGMEMKLVNDDGEEVPWDGSAVGELYVRGPTVVSEYYNRPEANEEDFEEGWLKTGDIASVDEHGYIEVVDRAKDVVKSGGEWISTIELENELMAHDDVVEAAVIAVPHERWRERPLACAVVRDGADVTAEDLRAFLEGEHPDWWLPDDVVFVEEVPKTATGKFDKKVLRDRFDDPDLRFTPGE, from the coding sequence GTGCCGACCGAGATGACGATTCGGCCGTTCTTCTGGCGGGCCACGAAGCTGTTTCCCGAGACGGAGGTAGTCGCCCGGACCCGCGACGGAATCCACCGCTACACCTACGCGGAATTCGGTCAGCGCACACGAGCGCTCGCGAGCGCGCTGGCCGAGATGGGCGTCGGGGAGGGCGACCGGGTGGGGACGTTCGGCTGGAACCACCACCGTCACTTCGAAGCGTACTACGCCGCGCCGCTCGCGGGCGCGCAACTCCACACCGTCAACGTCCTGCTCGGCGACGACCACGTCGAGTACATCGTCGAGGACGCCGACGACGACGTGTTGCTCGTCGACCCCGGCGAGCCGTTCGAGACGATAGCACGCCTCTGGGACCGCCTGGAGAGCGTCGAGACGGTGGTCGTGATGGGGACCAAAGCCGACGTTCCGGACACCGACCTTCCCGTCCACGCCTACGAGGACCTCGTCGCCGCCGGGTCGCCCGACTTCGAGTTGCCCGACCTCTCGGGCGACCAGCCGGCGGGGATGTGCTACACGTCGGGGACGACCGGGAAGCCGAAGGGCGTCGAGTACACCCACGAGATGATATACGCCCACGCGCTGATGGTGATGACCCCCGCCGCCCTCGGCATCGAGGAGCGCGACGTGGTGTTGCCGGTCGTCCCGATGTTCCACGTCAACTCCTGGGAGTTCCCCTACGCGGCGACGATGGCGGGCGCGAAGCAGGTCTACCCCAGTCCATCGCCCGACGCGGCCGACCTCGTCGAACTCATCGAGGCGGAGGGCGTGACGCTGACCGCGGGCGTGCCGACGGTGTGGATAGATATGCTCGACTACCTCGACGACCACGACGCCGACATCTCCTCGCTCGAACGCATCGTGGTCGGCGGCAGCGCCGCGCCCAAGGGCGTGATGGCCCGCTACGAGGACGAGTACGACGTGACCATCGACCACGCGTGGGGGATGACCGAGACGATGAGCATCGGCAGCGTCGCCCGGCCGAAGGCCCGGATGGCCGACTGGGACCGCGAGGACCGCTTCGAGATGCGGGCGAAACAGGGCCTGCTCTCGCCGGGGATGGAGATGAAACTCGTGAACGACGACGGTGAGGAAGTCCCCTGGGACGGGAGTGCAGTGGGCGAACTCTACGTCCGCGGCCCGACGGTCGTGAGCGAGTACTACAACCGGCCCGAGGCCAACGAGGAGGACTTCGAGGAAGGGTGGCTCAAGACCGGCGACATCGCGTCCGTCGACGAACACGGCTACATCGAGGTGGTCGACCGCGCGAAGGACGTGGTCAAGAGCGGCGGCGAGTGGATATCCACCATCGAACTCGAGAACGAACTGATGGCCCACGACGACGTTGTCGAGGCGGCGGTCATCGCGGTCCCCCACGAGCGCTGGCGGGAGCGGCCCCTGGCCTGCGCGGTGGTGCGCGACGGCGCCGACGTGACCGCCGAGGACCTCCGGGCGTTCCTCGAAGGCGAGCACCCCGACTGGTGGCTCCCCGACGACGTGGTCTTCGTCGAGGAGGTGCCGAAGACCGCCACCGGGAAGTTCGACAAGAAGGTGCTACGCGACCGGTTCGACGACCCCGACCTGCGGTTCACGCCCGGGGAGTGA
- a CDS encoding 3-hydroxyacyl-CoA dehydrogenase/enoyl-CoA hydratase family protein, producing MTVDSIRRVAVLGAGNMGHGIAEVVAMAGYDVTMRDIEEDLVEDGYESIRWSLEKLAEKGRLDEPVDEILARIETTTDLRSAVADADLVVEAAPEQMELKKDIFADLDEFAPDGAILASNTSSLSITEMASATDRPEDVVGMHFFNPPVKMDLVEVIYGEETSDETAETAYEFVESVGKTPIYVRKDVRGFVVNTVLGPFTDEPAWMVSNGEAAVREADAAMVHRRGYPMGPFELSDLTGIDVGYHVRNEAGRPIPPITEEKVENDELGRKTGKGFYDHENGAGVDYEPGDGEDFDTLRVEARMVNEAARLVGDDVATPDEIDTGVKLGLGFPEGICRRADKLGLDTVLDKLRTLHEETGDDRFAPDDYLIELVESGKTGEDAGAGFHDYGGDGDGPGGYRLLNYDLTDDGLLEIELDRPERMNALSADLLGEIDDLLSSVDVEEVRCVTFEGAGDRAFSAGADIGGFADLDPTDAMDVTPAFETVNDFERPVIAKVDGYCLGAGLELALACDLRIATEDSEFGSPEIGLGLIPGGGGTQRLLRLLGETRAKELVFRGNRIGAERAEEWGLVNRAVPEAELDDVVSAFVEDIVEGPPLGLKVAKKVMNEGADASLDAALALESQGFGLLMGTEDVREGTAAFRDDRDPEFRGE from the coding sequence ATGACGGTAGATAGCATCCGACGCGTCGCGGTCCTCGGCGCGGGCAACATGGGCCACGGAATCGCAGAGGTCGTCGCGATGGCCGGCTACGACGTCACGATGCGCGACATCGAGGAGGACCTGGTCGAGGACGGCTACGAGAGCATCCGGTGGAGTCTGGAGAAGTTAGCCGAGAAGGGCCGCCTCGACGAACCGGTCGACGAGATACTCGCGCGAATCGAGACGACGACCGACCTCCGGTCGGCGGTCGCCGACGCCGACCTCGTCGTCGAGGCCGCGCCCGAGCAGATGGAACTCAAGAAGGACATCTTCGCCGACCTCGACGAGTTCGCACCCGACGGCGCGATACTCGCATCGAACACATCTAGCCTGAGCATCACCGAGATGGCGAGCGCGACCGACCGCCCCGAGGACGTGGTCGGGATGCACTTCTTCAACCCGCCGGTGAAGATGGACCTCGTCGAGGTCATCTACGGCGAGGAGACGAGCGACGAGACGGCCGAAACCGCCTACGAGTTCGTGGAGTCAGTCGGCAAGACGCCCATCTACGTCCGGAAGGACGTCCGGGGCTTCGTCGTCAACACGGTGCTCGGACCGTTCACCGACGAACCCGCGTGGATGGTCTCGAATGGCGAGGCCGCGGTTCGCGAGGCCGACGCCGCGATGGTCCACCGGCGGGGCTACCCCATGGGCCCGTTCGAACTTTCCGACCTGACCGGCATCGACGTGGGCTACCACGTCCGGAACGAGGCCGGGCGGCCGATTCCGCCCATCACCGAGGAGAAGGTCGAGAACGACGAGCTCGGCCGGAAGACCGGGAAGGGGTTCTACGACCACGAAAACGGAGCGGGCGTCGACTACGAACCCGGCGACGGCGAGGACTTCGACACCCTGCGCGTCGAGGCCCGGATGGTGAACGAGGCCGCCCGCCTCGTCGGCGACGACGTGGCGACGCCCGACGAGATAGACACCGGGGTCAAACTCGGGCTTGGTTTCCCCGAAGGCATCTGCCGACGCGCCGACAAGCTCGGCCTCGACACGGTCCTCGACAAGCTCCGGACCCTCCACGAGGAAACTGGCGACGACCGATTCGCGCCCGACGACTACCTGATCGAACTCGTCGAATCGGGGAAGACCGGCGAGGACGCGGGCGCGGGCTTCCACGACTACGGCGGGGACGGCGACGGTCCGGGCGGCTACCGTCTGCTGAACTACGACCTCACCGACGACGGTCTGCTCGAGATCGAACTCGACCGCCCCGAGCGGATGAACGCCCTCTCGGCCGACCTGCTCGGGGAGATAGACGACCTGCTCTCGTCGGTCGACGTCGAGGAGGTTCGGTGCGTGACCTTCGAGGGTGCGGGCGACCGGGCGTTCAGCGCGGGCGCCGACATCGGCGGCTTCGCCGACCTCGACCCCACCGACGCGATGGACGTCACGCCCGCGTTCGAGACGGTCAACGACTTCGAGCGGCCGGTGATCGCGAAGGTCGACGGCTACTGTCTGGGCGCCGGCCTGGAACTCGCGCTCGCCTGCGACCTCCGCATCGCCACGGAGGACAGCGAGTTCGGGTCGCCCGAAATCGGCCTGGGGCTCATCCCCGGCGGCGGCGGCACCCAACGCCTGCTCCGGTTGCTCGGCGAGACGCGCGCGAAGGAACTCGTCTTCCGGGGCAACCGCATCGGCGCCGAGCGCGCCGAGGAGTGGGGCCTGGTCAACCGCGCGGTCCCCGAAGCGGAGTTGGACGACGTCGTCTCGGCGTTCGTCGAGGACATCGTCGAGGGACCGCCGCTCGGCCTCAAAGTCGCCAAGAAGGTGATGAACGAGGGGGCCGACGCGAGCCTCGACGCGGCGCTCGCGCTGGAGAGCCAGGGCTTCGGCCTGCTGATGGGCACCGAGGACGTGCGCGAGGGCACCGCGGCGTTCCGCGACGACCGGGACCCCGAGTTCCGGGGCGAGTGA
- a CDS encoding PaaI family thioesterase, with the protein MGEELSTAQVEELSAFVDRHGYLSWLGLGVEDVERGRVAMSVPYDEKLLNPDPGGTPVVHGGIAATLVDTASGFALRTTFDDPADARLTTTDLDVSYLRPATGDLFVEATVVRAGGSMGVTRVTVESERGAGDGRGSERTEVAVGSASYRLFREESQ; encoded by the coding sequence ATGGGCGAGGAACTGTCCACGGCCCAGGTCGAGGAACTCTCGGCGTTCGTCGACCGACACGGCTACCTCTCGTGGCTCGGACTCGGCGTCGAGGACGTCGAGCGCGGCCGGGTGGCGATGTCGGTCCCCTACGACGAGAAACTCCTCAACCCCGACCCGGGCGGCACCCCCGTCGTCCACGGCGGAATCGCCGCCACGCTGGTCGACACCGCCAGCGGGTTCGCCCTCCGGACGACGTTCGACGACCCCGCCGACGCCCGCCTGACGACCACCGACCTCGACGTCTCGTACCTCCGGCCGGCGACCGGCGACCTGTTCGTGGAGGCGACGGTCGTCCGGGCCGGCGGGTCGATGGGCGTCACCAGGGTCACCGTCGAGAGCGAGCGCGGAGCGGGCGACGGCCGGGGGAGCGAACGAACCGAGGTCGCGGTTGGGAGCGCGAGCTATCGGCTCTTCCGGGAGGAGTCGCAGTGA
- a CDS encoding MaoC/PaaZ C-terminal domain-containing protein, with protein sequence MSLSFNELEVGHEVTTPSRTVTEADVVNFAGVSGDFNPLHTSETVAAESDFGERIAHGALVFSVMTGLARRSTNRRADVVAFYGVDRLRFVAPVRLGDTVQVELEVVEKEPRDHPTASGVVRYDADVLNQRDETVLSCELLSLVK encoded by the coding sequence GTGAGCCTCTCGTTCAACGAACTCGAAGTCGGCCACGAAGTCACCACGCCGTCGCGAACCGTCACCGAGGCCGACGTGGTCAACTTCGCCGGCGTCAGCGGCGACTTCAACCCCCTGCACACCAGCGAGACGGTGGCGGCCGAGTCCGACTTCGGGGAACGCATCGCCCACGGCGCGCTGGTGTTCTCGGTGATGACGGGGCTGGCCCGCCGGTCTACCAACCGGCGGGCCGACGTGGTGGCGTTCTACGGGGTCGACCGCCTCCGGTTCGTCGCGCCGGTCCGACTCGGAGACACCGTCCAGGTCGAACTGGAGGTCGTAGAGAAGGAGCCCCGGGACCACCCGACCGCTAGCGGAGTCGTGAGGTACGACGCCGACGTGCTGAATCAGCGCGACGAGACGGTGCTGTCGTGCGAGTTGCTGTCGCTGGTGAAGTAG
- a CDS encoding prohibitin family protein, producing the protein MSSDPPIDTGGLAQSATVIGLVLLLLVSLVGGMMAFEGVNEGKVKVVKNQGAVTGDVLEPGWHFITPIIEGTVSVPTRPQTYTMSHQSGEGDNANQDDSVRVLTQDGLHVDVDVTVRYRVTPRDAPRFHEEYRDLPTAESRLIRPTVRSVLRTEGGNIDVTDIYTGEGQTRLKLAVEGALKNETEGSGIVIESVQIRNVRLPSEYAKSIEQKKVKQQKIEEAEYEIQVAKKNKERRVIEAEAEAEQIRIKGEALRRNPEVLDLRYIEALRENENTIYVPAEGGVTLTRDVTDDATPTNRNASSGNESEN; encoded by the coding sequence ATGAGCAGTGACCCTCCAATCGACACCGGCGGACTCGCTCAGTCCGCCACGGTAATCGGCCTCGTATTGCTTCTTCTCGTCTCGCTGGTCGGCGGGATGATGGCGTTCGAGGGCGTGAACGAAGGGAAGGTGAAGGTCGTGAAGAACCAGGGCGCGGTCACGGGCGACGTCCTCGAACCTGGCTGGCACTTCATCACACCCATCATCGAGGGGACGGTCAGCGTCCCGACGCGACCCCAGACCTACACCATGAGCCACCAGAGCGGCGAGGGAGACAACGCGAACCAGGACGACTCGGTTCGCGTGCTCACGCAGGACGGACTACACGTCGACGTCGACGTGACCGTCCGCTACCGGGTCACGCCTCGCGATGCGCCACGGTTCCACGAGGAGTACCGGGACCTCCCGACCGCGGAGTCGCGCCTCATCCGCCCGACGGTTCGGTCGGTGCTGCGCACCGAGGGCGGTAACATCGACGTGACCGACATCTACACCGGCGAGGGACAGACCCGCCTCAAACTCGCCGTCGAAGGTGCGCTCAAGAACGAAACCGAGGGTAGCGGCATCGTCATCGAGAGCGTCCAGATTCGGAACGTCCGACTCCCCAGCGAGTACGCGAAGTCCATCGAGCAGAAGAAGGTCAAACAGCAGAAGATCGAGGAGGCGGAGTACGAGATTCAGGTCGCGAAGAAGAACAAGGAGCGCAGGGTCATCGAGGCCGAGGCCGAAGCCGAACAGATTCGCATCAAGGGCGAGGCGCTCCGCCGGAACCCCGAAGTGCTCGACCTCCGCTACATCGAGGCGCTCCGGGAGAACGAGAACACCATCTACGTCCCGGCGGAGGGCGGCGTCACCCTCACGCGAGACGTGACCGACGACGCCACGCCCACGAACCGGAACGCCTCGTCCGGAAACGAGAGCGAGAACTGA